One window of Flavobacterium dauae genomic DNA carries:
- the dapA gene encoding 4-hydroxy-tetrahydrodipicolinate synthase: MKSFIGTGVALITPFKKDLSVDVDALKRIVQYNIDGGVEYLVVLGTTAETATLTKEEQALVKQTIIEANNGKLPLVLGVGGNNTMDVVSQLNTDNLKGFDAILSVSPYYNKPTQEGIYQHFKMIAEKSPLPVIVYNVPGRTASNMLPSTVIRLANDFKNIIGIKEAAGDIVQAMELIRKTPKDFLVISGDDIITLPMVLAGGAGVISVIGEGFPKEFSEMVRLGLNRKADEAYQIHYQLTDAINMIFEQGNPGGIKEIFKHLGLCENNLRLPLVNVNKDLSDRLADFVKKF; this comes from the coding sequence ATGAAATCATTCATAGGTACTGGTGTTGCTTTGATTACGCCTTTTAAAAAAGATCTATCGGTAGATGTTGACGCATTAAAAAGAATAGTGCAATACAATATAGATGGCGGTGTGGAATATTTAGTGGTGCTGGGAACAACTGCCGAAACAGCAACATTGACAAAAGAAGAACAAGCTTTGGTAAAGCAAACCATTATTGAGGCAAACAACGGAAAATTACCTTTGGTTTTAGGTGTGGGCGGTAACAATACAATGGATGTTGTTAGTCAGTTAAATACAGATAATTTAAAGGGATTTGATGCCATTTTATCGGTATCGCCTTATTATAACAAACCCACGCAGGAAGGTATTTACCAACATTTTAAAATGATTGCTGAGAAATCTCCTTTGCCTGTTATTGTTTACAACGTTCCGGGGCGTACGGCAAGCAATATGCTGCCAAGTACTGTGATTCGGTTGGCAAATGACTTTAAAAACATTATAGGGATTAAAGAAGCGGCAGGAGATATTGTGCAGGCAATGGAATTAATTCGTAAAACGCCTAAAGATTTTCTGGTTATTTCGGGTGATGATATCATTACGTTGCCAATGGTTTTGGCAGGCGGTGCCGGAGTAATTTCGGTTATAGGCGAAGGTTTTCCAAAAGAATTTTCGGAGATGGTTCGTTTAGGCTTAAACAGAAAAGCAGATGAAGCATATCAAATTCATTACCAGTTAACCGATGCAATCAATATGATTTTTGAGCAGGGAAATCCTGGTGGCATCAAAGAAATTTTTAAACATTTAGGTTTGTGCGAAAATAATTTAAGACTACCTTTAGTAAATGTAAATAAAGATTTATCAGACCGATTGGCTGATTTTGTCAAAAAATTCTAA
- a CDS encoding bifunctional metallophosphatase/5'-nucleotidase, with amino-acid sequence MKRRDFIIQTSAATALTLTGFGLSSLGKPNTKRITILHTNDTHSHLDTFPQTDAKFPNQGGAAKRATIFNKIKAENPNTLILDAGDMFQGTPYFNYYGGELEIKIMNMLQYDAGTIGNHEFDNGVNGLAEQIAKADFDIINANYDFTNTLMNGLTKPYNVFIKDGIKIGVFGLGVKLDGLVNKSEYGETVWNHPVEIAQDMTRILKNDLKCDVIICLSHLGYNYSEKSQMVSDLDLAAKTKNIDLIIGGHTHTFLEKPTVVLNAEGKEVIINQVGCYGVRVGQIDFYFDELKNKTTTARVINV; translated from the coding sequence ATGAAACGTCGCGACTTTATCATACAAACATCCGCAGCAACTGCACTTACATTAACTGGTTTTGGATTAAGCAGTTTGGGAAAACCAAATACAAAACGGATCACCATTCTTCATACCAACGACACACACAGCCATTTAGATACATTTCCGCAAACCGATGCAAAATTTCCAAATCAGGGCGGTGCAGCAAAACGTGCAACAATTTTTAACAAAATTAAAGCCGAAAACCCAAACACACTCATTCTTGATGCAGGCGATATGTTTCAGGGCACGCCCTATTTTAATTATTACGGTGGCGAACTGGAAATTAAGATAATGAATATGTTGCAGTACGATGCCGGAACCATTGGCAATCACGAATTTGACAACGGTGTGAACGGTTTGGCTGAACAAATTGCAAAAGCCGATTTTGACATAATCAATGCCAATTACGATTTCACAAATACTTTAATGAACGGACTGACCAAGCCTTACAACGTTTTTATTAAAGACGGAATTAAAATAGGTGTTTTTGGTTTAGGCGTTAAATTAGATGGTTTGGTTAACAAAAGTGAATACGGCGAAACGGTTTGGAACCATCCTGTTGAAATTGCTCAGGATATGACACGGATTTTGAAAAACGATTTAAAATGCGATGTAATTATTTGTCTCTCGCACCTTGGCTATAACTACAGCGAAAAATCGCAAATGGTTTCAGACTTAGATCTGGCTGCCAAAACAAAAAACATCGACTTAATTATCGGCGGACACACCCATACTTTTTTAGAAAAACCTACCGTTGTATTGAATGCCGAAGGAAAAGAAGTCATCATAAACCAAGTAGGTTGCTACGGTGTACGCGTAGGTCAGATTGATTTTTATTTTGACGAATTGAAGAATAAAACTACTACGGCAAGGGTTATAAATGTTTAA
- a CDS encoding 5'-nucleotidase C-terminal domain-containing protein: MKYKNYSSVFIWCFTTFFMVSCGHKQYTNTKVDSAYIEVSDTVEANNEIDLFLKPYSDHITADLSKILAYNPQDLDKNNGKWQNPMTNFYADAILETAMPIFEQRTRKKIDFCLLNFGGIRATIAKGNITTRTAYDIMPFENSAVVLALKGNVVYEMADYFFKFKAAHPLSGIEIIADKNDFSVKDIKINHQSIDKNATYYVVTNDYLAKGGDRMDFFLKATESHSLDYKLRNMFIAYFTKIDTLKPSVQQRIIFE; this comes from the coding sequence ATGAAATATAAAAACTATTCTTCTGTATTTATATGGTGTTTTACCACTTTTTTTATGGTAAGCTGCGGACACAAACAATATACAAATACAAAAGTAGATTCAGCTTACATAGAAGTATCAGATACGGTTGAAGCAAATAATGAAATTGATTTATTTTTAAAACCTTACAGCGATCACATCACAGCCGATTTGTCAAAAATCCTGGCATATAATCCACAGGATCTGGATAAAAATAACGGAAAATGGCAAAACCCAATGACTAATTTTTATGCCGATGCCATTTTAGAAACCGCTATGCCTATTTTTGAACAACGTACAAGAAAAAAAATTGATTTTTGTCTGTTAAATTTTGGCGGAATTCGTGCAACCATTGCCAAAGGCAACATTACTACACGCACCGCCTATGACATTATGCCGTTTGAAAACAGTGCCGTAGTACTGGCTTTAAAAGGAAATGTGGTGTACGAAATGGCAGATTATTTCTTTAAATTCAAAGCGGCACATCCTTTAAGCGGCATTGAAATTATTGCCGATAAAAATGATTTTTCTGTAAAAGATATTAAAATCAATCATCAATCTATCGATAAAAATGCTACCTATTATGTGGTAACAAACGATTATTTAGCAAAAGGCGGCGACAGAATGGATTTCTTTTTAAAAGCTACTGAAAGTCATTCGTTAGATTATAAACTAAGAAATATGTTTATCGCTTATTTTACAAAAATCGATACTTTAAAACCTTCTGTTCAACAAAGAATAATTTTTGAATAA